One window of the Triticum dicoccoides isolate Atlit2015 ecotype Zavitan chromosome 3B, WEW_v2.0, whole genome shotgun sequence genome contains the following:
- the LOC119277894 gene encoding calreticulin-3-like, translating to MGSSRRRGDRQLLHRLLALSSLLLLASGEVIFEERFEDGWETRWVKSDWKRSEGKAGTFKHTAGKYSGDPDDKGIQTTIDARHFAISAKIPEFSNKGRTLVVQYSIKFEQEIECGGGYIKLMSGYVNQKKYSGDTPYSLMFGPDICGTQTKKLHLILSYQGQNYPIKKDLQCETDRLTHVYTFILRPDASYSLLVDNRERESGSMYTDWDILPPRKIKDVGAKKPKDWDDREYIEDPDAVKPEGYDSIPREIPDPKDKKPDTWDDDDDGIWKPRRIPNPAYKGQWKRKKIKNPNYKGKWKIPWIDNPEFEDDPDLYALKPLKYIGIEVWQVKAGSVFDNILICDDPEYAKQVADETWGANKEAEKEAFEEAEKERKAREDKEAQQAREEGERRRRERGDRHRGRDHYKDRYKRRNRDHWDDYHDEL from the exons ATGGGTAGCAGCCGCCGGCGGGGCGACCGCCAGCTCCTGCACCGCCTCCTCGCGCTCTCGTCGCTGCTCCTGCTCGCCTCCGGGGAGGTCATCTTCGAGGAGCGATTCGAAG ATGGTTGGGAGACTCGGTGGGTGAAATCCGATTGGAAAAGGAGCGAAGGGAAAGCCGGTACATTCAAGCACACGGCAGGAAAATATTCCGGAGATCCTGATGACAAAG GCATTCAAACAACAATAGATGCTAGGCATTTTGCTATCTCAGCCAAGATACCGGAGTTCAGTAACAAGGGCCGAACATTGGTGGTCCAGTATTCCATAAAGTTTGAGCAGGAAATTGAATGTGGTGGCGGCTATATTAAGCTAATGTCTGGTTATGTCAACCAGAAGAAATATAGCGGAGACACTCCATACAG CTTGATGTTTGGGCCAGATATATGTGGGACTCAAACAAAGAAGCTGCATCTTATACTCTCTTACCAGGGGCAGAACTACCCTATCAAGAAAGATCTACAATGCGAAACCGACAGGCTGACGCATGTTTACACATTCATTCTTAGGCCCGACGCATCTTATAGTTTACTTGTTGATAACCGTGAAAGAGAATCTGGGAGCATGTACACTGATTGGGACATCTTGCCTCCTCGTAAAATTAAGGATGTTGGTGCCAAAAAG CCTAAGGATTGGGATGACAGAGAGTACATTGAGGATCCAGATGCGGTTAAACCTGAG GGATATGATTCTATTCCAAGAGAGATTCCTGACCCAAAGGATAAAAAG CCCGACACATgggacgatgatgatgatggcatatGGAAACCTAGAAGGATACCGAATCCAGCATACAAAGGACAGTGGAAGCGCAAG AAAATTAAGAACCCTAACTACAAGGGTAAATGGAAGATCCCATGGATTGATAATCCAG AGTTTGAGGATGATCCAGATTTATATGCACTGAAACCTCTGAAGTATATTGGAATTGAAGTTTGGCAG GTAAAAGCCGGCTCAGTATTTGACAACATTCTCATTTGCGATGACCCGGAATATGCAAAACAGGTTGCCGATGAAACATGGGGTGCAAATAAGGAG GCTGAAAAGGAGGCTTTTGAAGAAGCTGAAAAGGAGAGGAAAGCTAGAGAAGATAAG GAAGCTCAACAAGCAAGGGAGGAAGGAGAGcgacggaggagagagaggggtgaTCGACACCGTGGTAGGGACCATTACAAGGACAGATACAAAAGA CGCAACAGAGATCACTGGGATGACTACCAT GATGAGCTTTGA
- the LOC119277892 gene encoding RHOMBOID-like protein 13, which translates to MGRPLMYEIVEKPASSGVIAVCSLIWFLIQKRGIGYADVGLSYEAAVEGGQHWRLITAAFSHVSVVHLVFNMSALWSLGAVEQLGQAAGLGVQYYLHYTLVLVVLSGLLVLGIYHVMIRRFKVDYFRRVTAVGYSCVVFGWMTILAAKQPSSKLNLFGVLSLPISFAPFESLIFTSIMVPQASFIGHLSGIIVGYSIAWGLIHGMNNYWAVTLLGWIVLVFVLSLKRTGSLEMRFIEIEPVTDPSLPSVGLVASRNGRALQMDMLPGRGVADFV; encoded by the coding sequence ATGGGGAGGCCTCTGATGTACGAGATAGTGGAGAAGCCGGCGAGCAGCGGCGTGATAGCCGTCTGCTCCCTCATCTGGTTCCTCATCCAGAAGAGGGGCATCGGGTACGCGGACGTGGGGCTGAGCTACGAGGCGGCCGTGGAGGGCGGGCAGCACTGGCGGCTCATCACCGCCGCCTTCTCGCACGTCAGCGTGGTGCACCTGGTGTTCAACATGAGCGCGCTGTGGAGCCTCGGCGCCGTCGAGCAGCTGGGGCAGGCCGCCGGGCTCGGCGTGCAGTACTACCTGCACTACACCCTTGTCCTCGTGGTGCTGTCCGGGCTGCTGGTTCTCGGGATCTACCACGTGATGATCCGGAGGTTCAAGGTGGACTACTTCCGGAGGGTGACCGCCGTCGGCTACTCGTGCGTCGTCTTCGGGTGGATGACAATTCTGGCCGCGAAGCAGCCGTCGTCCAAGCTCAACCTCTTTGGGGTCCTCTCGCTGCCCATCAGCTTCGCGCCCTTTGAATCGCTCATATTCACGTCAATCATGGTTCCCCAGGCGAGCTTCATCGGCCACCTGTCCGGGATCATCGTTGGGTACTCGATCGCCTGGGGTTTGATTCATGGGATGAATAACTACTGGGCCGTCACATTGCTTGGGTGGATTGTGCTTGTCTTCGTCTTGAGCTTGAAGCGCACAGGGTCTTTGGAGATGAGGTTTATCGAGATTGAGCCAGTTACGGATCCCTCGTTGCCATCTGTTGGTTTGGTCGCCTCCAGAAATGGCAGGGCTCTGCAAATGGATATGTTGCCCGGAagaggagttgcagattttgtatgA